TCGTCGACGTCGGTCACCGCTTTGGCGCACGCTTGTCGGGCTACTTCGATCGCGCGCACGATCTCCGGCGTACGATCGTGATAACGGCTCTGGAACGTCTCCTCTTTCCCACCGGCACGAACGACGCGGTAGCCGATTTCGCGGGCTGGCCGGATGAAGGTGACGGTCCCTGTGCATTCGCGCACCGCCGAGCTGAGGAGCGCTTCTCCGAGCAGCGCGTTGAGGAACGTGCTCTTCCCCGCCTTCTTTTCGCCGACGACGCACACAAACAGCTCGCTCCGCTGCAAGCGGCGCTGGCTCTCGGCGATCAGCGCTTGGACGGTCCGTGTCGGCTCATCACCTAGTCGATCACGATGGCGCGATAGTTCCTCGAGCAGCTTGAGCGAATCGTGTACCGCCGCGAGCAGTTGCTGATCGATCGAACGGCCGGACGCAGACTCGACCATTTCAGCATCAACGATGTTGTGGGGCTGCGTTGTCATCGTGTCACGTTTCCAGGGAATTCGTCGCGGTTCAGCAAATCTTGTCGAGCAAACAGTGCTGGAGTTTTTCGCGGGCCTGTTTTAACTGCGTCTTAATCGTTTCCAGACCGACGCCACGGCGCTCGGCAATCTCTTGGTAAGAGTGATCTTTGAAGTACTGCAGCCAGATGGCGCGGCGCTGCGCGGAGGGGAGAAAATAGATCGCCTCGCGCACCAGACGTGCTTCCTCGCGGCGGAGCACGACGTCGTCGTCGGTGGAGCTGAGGGTATCCTTCAGCGTGTCGTGGTCGAGCGAAAGTTGATCGACCGGCGATTTCAGCCCCAGCCGCCGCGCCTCTTGCTCGAAGAGTTTGCGGACCCGGTTAACGACCGACGTGTAGAGGTAGCGCTCGGGATGCTCGGGACGAAACTGCTGCTCGATTACCTTGCGCCGAAATGAACTTTGCCCAGCGCTGCTGACGAAATGGGGGAGCACAAACCGCTGGCTGCAGTAGTCTCGATCGCGCGCCCGCCACTGCTGATTGTGGAGCTCGCGCTGCTGATCACCAGGGTCCTGCGCCGTGAGGATCGCGTCGTCACTAGGGAGCCTCAGTAGCTCGCCGCCGTACGCTTTTTGCTTCGCGCGTACGACCCCGAGCGCAACGGTTGTGAGCCAGTCGCTGGCAGTCGAATAAAGCCGCTTCCAAGCGCGCGGATCGTTGCTCGCAAGTTGCGACCAAAACGGCTCGTGGGCGAGCAGTCGCGCGGTCGCAATGGCAGCCGGATTGGGCTTAAACTCCATCGCTCCCCCCTTCCGCCAACGTCAATGTTTCGTGAGCCGGGAGATAACGCACCGCCACGACGAGCTGCTGTTTCGCGGCAAGATCGGCCAGATCGATTTCGAGCAGCGATGCTTGCCAACCGAGTGTGCTGGGAGGGTTGCTGCGCTCGAGCGGGATGGCAAGCATCCAGGAGTAGCCGAGCAGCGTGGCGACCTGCGCCGGTGATAAGCGCGCAAGCTCGTCAGCGGCGGCTGGTCGAATCAATATCGAAAGCGTGAGAGTTTTCGAGGCCTCGCGCGCTGCGGGTTGATCGACGTAGAACCAGCCTTCGAGCAGCGATCGCTCGGTGGCATTCCCTGTGGCTGCAGTTTGTGCTGCGGCTGTCGGCGCTTCGCGCGGTTCGAGTACGAGGGGCAAATTCCACTGCACGCCGGTCGCTTGATCTTCCAGTTCCACGATCACGACAAGGACCGGTGGATCGCTCGCGCTGGCGAGGGTGCTCACCCCAATCGACCGATCGGAAGATCGACCGAGCACACGAAATTCGCCGCTGGCGAGCGGCTGTGGCAAGCGCGCTGTGTCGAGGGCAAGCTGGTAACTCGCTTCCGGTGTTGGCGGTGCTGCGGCTGGAGGAGATGGAGCCTCGGCAGAGCGCACGGCTGCTGGCTGCAGCGCGACGACACCTAAGTAAGGCGCACGCGCAGCGCGCGACCATTCGAGGAACAGCAGGTCGAGCGGAGTTCCTGCAGCAGAGCAGTACAGCTCGAGCGTGCGCCCTTGGCCGGGCGTGTGTTCTGCGAGCAACAGCCGACCATGCGCGAGATAAAGCGCCGCTGCTGCGGAGTTCGCGAGAAGCTCGCGCAAGGTGCCGACGGCGTCGCCACTGAGCTCGATCGACAGGAGCGAGCCCCCCTGCTCGGCCGCCACGCTTTGCAAAGCGCGCGAACCGGCATCGGCCAGCTGCAGATCGTCGACCAGACGCCTGAGCCCAGCATCGCGCTCGCTTCGCCGATCACCAAAGCTGGACATCGAGAACGCTCCGCAGAGGAGAGGTGGAACTGGGGGGAAAGAGTCGCGGCGGGACCTGCGCGGGGGATGTGCGAAAGAGAAAAAATTTTGCCACACCCTGGGGGGGAAGTCAGCAGTCGCTCACCGACAATTCACAGAATTTATGCCGCTGCTGATCCCCCGCCGCTCCCCACGCCGGGCTCTTGAAGGGCAGAGCGAGGGATTGTTCCCCTCGACCATCGCCCTCACAGCTTCAGGAGCCTGATCATGAAAGTCGTCACCATTCCCGGCGTAGGAACCTATCTCCGGATCGAAGCCCCCACGATGGCCGGCGCTTCGGAGCACGTACGCTACGAGTCCCTTCCCCCCGATACCTTCATGGAACTCGCCAGCCCGGCGAGCGCCGCACCATCGCTCCTGCAGCGCATGGTCCTGGGGGTCGTGCTCTGGCTTGTCAGTGCCTAGGGAGAGAACCTCGAGGCAAAAGCGACGAGTGCGTGTCGCACCGGCGAGAAGCGTTTGTGGCGGTTGTCAACGGAGCGAAAATTGACGAAACAGCCGCTGCAAAAAGAGCGATGCGCACTGACAAAAAACTTGCCAGCAGTATCGCATCGAAGCAGAGGAGCCAGGGGAAAGAGAGCCTCGGCCTATCGCGAGGCGGTGAGGCGTGGATCACCACTTGGCTGCATGGCAAACGAGCTTTCGTTGCGCACGCCGGTGAAGATTTCCCATTCCTGCTGGCTGGTGAACGAGCGGACATTTCCGCCGGCGAACACCACGTTCATGTGCGACTTGTGGAACGGAATGACGGTGTAGAGACCCCGCAGCGGGCTGAAGCGAAAGCGGCGAGGCTGCCACGGTGCTTCGAAATCGCGGGCCAGCACTTGTTGGCTCAGTTCCCCCGGTCGGTCTTTCGATTTCTGCGACCCGAGCTGGGCCAAGGTGCGAACCACTTGCTCGCGTCCCGGCACCACTTCGGCCTGCCATGCGCCACGCTCGGCGTTATACATCAGCACGGTCCGCTCGGGGACGGCGTACTGGCTCAGTGTCTTGCAGTCGAACAGGTAGCTCGACGAGAAGGTATCAAACAGCGAGGCGGAATCTTCGTAGCTGCCAACATCGCCCGGCGATTTGAACAGCGATACATGTCCCGAAACATAGGGAAACAGTCCCACAGTGGCGCTCTGGCGCAGCTCGGTCATCGTGCCGACACCGCAGTGGAACGGCATCACACCGTTGTAGCTGTCGGCATACATCTGGGTCGCTAGGGCAATTTGGCGAAGATTGTTCTGCGATTCGGTGCTTCGAGCCGCCTGTCGGGCCGACTCGAGGGCGGGGAAAATGATCGAGCAAAAGACGGCAATGACCGCCATTGCTACGAGCATTTCCACCAATGTAAGTCCTTGACGTGTAACAGCTTGCTGAGTCGATGCAGGGCCGCTGACGAGCGTTTTGCTCGTGCCGCAGCAAGCAGGCGTGCGTGGGCATTCCATAACGTGACTACTCACTTGGAAGCCGCAGTCGGGAGAGGGGACCGCGTAAGGCCAAACCATTCAGCCGCTGAAGAAATCCCCAGCGACCATTTCGAGGGTGGGACAAATTGTCCCCAGGCGACAAATCCAAGCTGGCAAGTTGGCTGTCAGGCCCAACCTAGCTGGCGCGAATTTGTGGAAGGCGGGTTAGTGCGGGAGAGCGCACGGAGGGTGTTACTGCTTCCAACTCTATCGACAATCGGCAGGCTCTGTCAACCGTTAGTTTGATGAATTCAGAGCCAGTTTTTCATAAAGCAAGGCTCTGTCAACGGTAAATGAATTCGCATTAAATTCAAAAAGTTCCACAAGACACATGTTTAGCGTAGAAATTGAGGGTGTTTTGCCGGCCTCTGTTGGTGCTGGGCTTAATGGGGGAGTAACCTCCACAAGATGCATGCATGCCATCAGTGCGAAGCTGTCGGCGGCGCTTCGTGCAGGTTCCCGACGCTCCGTCCCGCCAAATGCTCGTCCGTGGGGTGATGCGGCACCGCGATCCGCTGCGAACGATAGATGCTCGCATGCCCGCTTACCCAGCTGGCGACGTAGCAGCCCACCGCCAGGTAAATCACCAGCCCCGAGCCCACCAGATCGTCACCCCCATGCACGAACAGCTCGATCCCCATCAGGGTCGATGCGAGGGGCGTTTTCGTGGCGGCTGCAAACAGGCTGACAAACCCCACAGCGGCCAGCAGTCCCAGCGGTGCGGAGAGGAGTGTTCCCATCGCATTGCCTCCCGCCGCTCCGATGAAGAACAGGGGTGTCACTTCGCCCCCTTTAAATCCGCTGCCGACCGTCACGGCGGTGAAGACCGTTTTCCAGGCCCAGCTCATCGGCCCGGCTCCCCCTTCTTCAAAACAGCCGGCAATGGTCATCAGCGAAGGATCGTGCGGATCGGGCATGACCCCCAGGCCGAGATAATCGCGCGAGGCGACGATGGCGGTCAGCAGCAGCACCACAGCGGCGCCGATCGCGGGGCGAGCGAGCGACCAGGGAACGTAGCGTTTCAGCAGCGCGCTGGTGCGGTGCGTGAGCTCGGCAAACAGCCGGGCCATCAGTCCAAACGCCACCGCTGCGATCACGATTTTCAGTAGCAGCACGAGATCGAGCGGCCCGAGGTGCGAGCCTGCAGCGGCGCTCATCCACGGCGCGATTTTGTACTCGGTATGTCCGATGCCGCAGAGGGTGGTGGTGGTGTCCCCAACGATACTGGCGAGCAGGCAGGTAAGAAAGCCGCGATAGCTCAGCTGGCCATGCGTCAGCACTTCGATGGCAAAGATCGCCCCTGCCACCGGCGTTCCGAACACCGCTCCAAAGCCAGCCGCCATCCCTGCCATCAGAAAGGTGCGCTGCTCCGATCGCTCGATGCCGAGCCACTGGCCGACGGAGTGGGCGAGGCTACCACCCATTTGCACTGCGGTCCCTTCACGGCCAGCCGAGCCACCTGTCACGTGGGTGGCCAGCGTTCCCAGCAGCACCAGCGGAGCCATCCAGAGTGGCACACCGGCGGCTGGCTCGTGGATTTCCTCGAGCAGCAGATTGTTCCCCGCCTCAGCTTGTGGGCAGAGGCGCTGATATGCGAGCGCTACCAGCACTCCCGCGAGCGGCATCAAGTAAATCAGCCACGGATGCTCGTAGCGCAGCAGCGTCGCCTGATCGAGACTCCAGAGAAAAAACGCCACCGCCAGCCCCGTCACCACCCCAATCACCGTGGCCGCCAGGCTCAGCCTGACGCCGCGCCAGGCAATGTCGAGCATGCGCGAGTGGCGGGTCGAGTCGGGCTGCATTACTGGGGAGTTTCGTTTCGAAGCCACGCGAGTATCGGTTGCAGAAGGCGACGTTGGATCTGAAGTAATTCACACAACAAGAAGAGGCAGCCAGCGCCGCCAGCATCGGGACATATCCTAGAGCCACCCCACGATGTGTCATAGCCACGATTCCATAGCCACGATTCATCCCGCAGAGCCGCCGTAGTACTTCGTGTAGCGATCCATGTCATGCAATCCAGCGTGCCACTGGGCTCTGCCAGTGAGAAGCTTGCCAGTGGCGACAGGGTACCCCCGGTAGCTTGGCTACCGGGGCAGCGTAGCTGTCAGAGTCTGGCGGCTTAATCAAGGCGCGATGAGAACGATCGGGTCCTCGGAATTCGCAGGCTCTTGGGGGAGAGCGTCTCTAGCCGACTTCGTCGGCCCCGGTAGCCGAGCTACCGGGGGTACCCAAAAATAAAGTGACGAGCAAGTGGTAGGGCCGGTTCCACCGGCCGAGAGGTGCGCGAAATGCCAAGCCTGTGCCGAGCACGATCGCGTCCGGGCCAGCCAGACCTACAGAGCTGCAGCCACCGGTGCTGACCATTTTCCCCGCTTCTCTTCACCCCAGTTTGCTCGCAAACTGGGTTTACAAGAGGCTTGCTGCTAAATCGCCTCTTGCCGACTTCGTCGGCCCCGGTTGCCGAGCTACCGGGGGTACTCAAGACCGGACCTACTGCTGGGTGCCACTGGGCTCTGCCAGTGAGAAGCTTGCCAGTGGCACCCAAGAAAAAAAAGCGACGTGCAAGGAGAGGCAGGCTCCTGGCACGTCGCTCAAAGTGGAAACGATGTGGAGTGGAAAAAATCGGGCTCGCGGGGCGAGAACCTGGTTATTCGCTCCGGAGGACGACAAAGCGGGTGCCGTTCTGCGATTTCACTCGCAGCAGCACACCCTTGGCGAGATCAGCAGCATCGATCTGTTTCTGGAACTCGGCAGGACTACGAACCGCTATCCCTTTCACATCGAGCACCACATCACCGGGAGCCAGTCCGGCCGAGTCGGCGATGCTGCTCGGCGCGACAGCGGTGATCACCACCCCCTCGGTGCCGGCGAGGCCGAGTTGCTCGGCCAATGGCTCGCTGAGGGTCGTCACTTCGACGCCCACCTGCCCGAGCGCAGTGGTCGGCGGAAGTTCGTCGGGGGCTCGGGCTCCTTTGGCGATCAGCCCATAGTTCTCAGGCTGCTCGCGCACCGTGACTGAAAGTTCCACCCGTTTTCCTTCCCGAACCACTGTCAGCTTCTGAGGCTGATTGAGTGGCAATCGACCCACCATCGCTTGCAGCTGACGATGGTTGGCCACCGGCTGACCATTGATTTCCACAATCACATCTTGCGGCAAAAGGCCAGCGCTGGCGGCGGGGGAATTGGGCTGCACATCGGTCACCAAAGCGCCGCTCGGCGTATCAATTCCAAGCTGCCCGGCGAGCTGCTGATCGATCGGCTGAATGCCGACCCCCAGGTAAGCGCGGTGCACCTTGCCATCGCTCAGCAGTTGCGAGCTGACCCACTTCGCGACATTCACCGGCACGGCAAAACCGATACCCTGGAAGCCGCCACTGCTGCTGCTGATCGCGGTGTTAATGCCGATCACTTGCCCTCGCAAGTTCACCAGGGGACCACCACTGTTGCCCGGATTGATAGCGGCATCGGTTTGCAAAAATTCTTCGTGCCGCATCATGCCGATCGCGCGACCTTTGGCCGAGATGATCCCCGCCGTCACGGTGTCGTTCAAGCCGAACGGTTGACCGAGCGCGAGGACCCAGTCGCCGATCCGCATTTCGTCGCTATCGCCAAGCTCGGCATAGGGGAGTTCTTTGTCCGACTTGATGCGCACAATCGCCAGGTCGGTGCTGGGGTCGGTCTTCACATCGGTCGCCACAAACTCGCGACCATCGTGCAATTTCACGGTGATTTTGCCACCACCAGCCACCACGTGATTGTTGGTGAGAATCACACCAGCAGCGTCGATGATCACCCCCGAGCCGCTACTCTCTTGGCGAGGCTGAGCCCCTGGATTCTCGAAAATATCAGCCCCTTCGGGAAGGTTTTCGAAGAACCGTTTGAGGAGCGGGTCCATCTGCTCGAGCTGACGTTTGTCGAGCGAGCGTCCCTCGCCGCGCACCAGTTTATTTTGCGAAACTTGCTGAATCGCGACGACAGCCGGAAGCACGCGCTCCGACGCGCCGCGAAACGCT
This window of the Pirellula staleyi DSM 6068 genome carries:
- a CDS encoding RNA polymerase sigma factor, producing MEFKPNPAAIATARLLAHEPFWSQLASNDPRAWKRLYSTASDWLTTVALGVVRAKQKAYGGELLRLPSDDAILTAQDPGDQQRELHNQQWRARDRDYCSQRFVLPHFVSSAGQSSFRRKVIEQQFRPEHPERYLYTSVVNRVRKLFEQEARRLGLKSPVDQLSLDHDTLKDTLSSTDDDVVLRREEARLVREAIYFLPSAQRRAIWLQYFKDHSYQEIAERRGVGLETIKTQLKQAREKLQHCLLDKIC
- a CDS encoding prepilin-type N-terminal cleavage/methylation domain-containing protein, whose product is MECPRTPACCGTSKTLVSGPASTQQAVTRQGLTLVEMLVAMAVIAVFCSIIFPALESARQAARSTESQNNLRQIALATQMYADSYNGVMPFHCGVGTMTELRQSATVGLFPYVSGHVSLFKSPGDVGSYEDSASLFDTFSSSYLFDCKTLSQYAVPERTVLMYNAERGAWQAEVVPGREQVVRTLAQLGSQKSKDRPGELSQQVLARDFEAPWQPRRFRFSPLRGLYTVIPFHKSHMNVVFAGGNVRSFTSQQEWEIFTGVRNESSFAMQPSGDPRLTASR
- a CDS encoding chloride channel protein, which gives rise to MQPDSTRHSRMLDIAWRGVRLSLAATVIGVVTGLAVAFFLWSLDQATLLRYEHPWLIYLMPLAGVLVALAYQRLCPQAEAGNNLLLEEIHEPAAGVPLWMAPLVLLGTLATHVTGGSAGREGTAVQMGGSLAHSVGQWLGIERSEQRTFLMAGMAAGFGAVFGTPVAGAIFAIEVLTHGQLSYRGFLTCLLASIVGDTTTTLCGIGHTEYKIAPWMSAAAGSHLGPLDLVLLLKIVIAAVAFGLMARLFAELTHRTSALLKRYVPWSLARPAIGAAVVLLLTAIVASRDYLGLGVMPDPHDPSLMTIAGCFEEGGAGPMSWAWKTVFTAVTVGSGFKGGEVTPLFFIGAAGGNAMGTLLSAPLGLLAAVGFVSLFAAATKTPLASTLMGIELFVHGGDDLVGSGLVIYLAVGCYVASWVSGHASIYRSQRIAVPHHPTDEHLAGRSVGNLHEAPPTASH
- a CDS encoding trypsin-like peptidase domain-containing protein encodes the protein MSYPELRSPKYRFHFPTISVVAGSMMLVALGGYWLGDRQSQLTADSRPAPLPAEHERAVGQASSLSQAFRGASERVLPAVVAIQQVSQNKLVRGEGRSLDKRQLEQMDPLLKRFFENLPEGADIFENPGAQPRQESSGSGVIIDAAGVILTNNHVVAGGGKITVKLHDGREFVATDVKTDPSTDLAIVRIKSDKELPYAELGDSDEMRIGDWVLALGQPFGLNDTVTAGIISAKGRAIGMMRHEEFLQTDAAINPGNSGGPLVNLRGQVIGINTAISSSSGGFQGIGFAVPVNVAKWVSSQLLSDGKVHRAYLGVGIQPIDQQLAGQLGIDTPSGALVTDVQPNSPAASAGLLPQDVIVEINGQPVANHRQLQAMVGRLPLNQPQKLTVVREGKRVELSVTVREQPENYGLIAKGARAPDELPPTTALGQVGVEVTTLSEPLAEQLGLAGTEGVVITAVAPSSIADSAGLAPGDVVLDVKGIAVRSPAEFQKQIDAADLAKGVLLRVKSQNGTRFVVLRSE